From the genome of Perca flavescens isolate YP-PL-M2 chromosome 1, PFLA_1.0, whole genome shotgun sequence, one region includes:
- the cdh15 gene encoding cadherin-15 — MAVQMLMVCVLGALLCQMWSCAEEEALHPWRNQGKGVVRVKRDWIIPPIRVLENSKQVPEDLVQIKSDKIFTGEVIYKLEGPGVDQDPKNLFEIDDKTGIIRSKRPLDRERHNSFTLKAFALSPSGERLENPSTIEIVVLDQNDNRPAFTQSQFDGIVSEFSVPGTSVMSVSATDADDPMTENAFLSYSIIGQESIPANAVTKTMFGINNETGAIYTRDVGLDREVVKSFRLKLQVADMGGMGLTSEGVAIIHVSDINNHAPQFSPASYSMTAVENREDYEIGRVNVTDRDDRGTGNWEAKYFISNDPEGIFAISADPATNEGVLTVVKPLDYEAQHEYVLILTVENVNPLSNKAPNLPMSTATVVVTVMNENEAPHFREDPIQIVVPESVVPGTLLKSNIAFDPDNSDLRYEISRDPERWLDINRVTGDITAKRTFNMRSPNVRNNIYNAVVKVTDADDVSTTAIVAITLKETNDFAPQLFPLSGTVCRDAGSRSSGLAVSAVDKDLPPHAAPFTFEMPDDLSINWTVIQVNDTHAVLQPLIELEAGEYAVTVFVSDSGSPVQSAYAQVNVTVCLCDSFGDCKSEAGAVLGSSVGISFIALIIIMASIALLLLLLLLAVAVTSCGRRHHIKKGTGLLVGESEDDIRDNVFNYDEQGGGEEDENAFNIDLLWNPHDAPSTPGSYYPGSGVPRGKQPLRKDAPHNLPSPIYPRRPPADPTDIEDYINDGLEAADKDPNVPPYDTALIYDYEGEGSLAGSLSSIASGSSDGDQDYDYLNNWGPRFQKLANMYDPR, encoded by the exons ATGGCGGTACAGATGTTGATGGTGTGTGTGCTGGGTGCTCTGCTTTGTCAG ATGTGGAGCTGTGCAGAAGAAGAGGCCCTTCACCCATGGAGAAATCAAGGCAAGGGAGTGGTCAGAGTGAAGAGGGACTGGATCATCCCTCCAATCAGAGTGCTGGAGAATAGCAAGCAGGTTCCCGAAGACCTTGTCCAg ATCAAATCGGACAAAATCTTCACAGGTGAGGTGATCTACAAGCTAGAGGGACCGGGGGTGGACCAGGATCCCAAGAATCTGTTTGAGATTGATGATAAAACTGGAATAATCAGGAGTAAGCGGCCgctggacagagagagacacaacagCTTCACG cTTAAAGCCTTTGCGCTGTCCCCCAGTGGAGAGAGACTAGAGAATCCGTCCACTATAGAGATAGTGGTGCTGGATCAGAACGACAACAGACCTGCCTTCACCCAGAGCCAGTTTGATGGCATTGTCTCTGAGTTCTCAGTCCCAG GCACCTCAGTGATGTCAGTGTCAGCCACTGATGCAGATGACCCAATGACAGAAAACGCTTTTCTGAGTTACTCCATCATTGGCCAGGAGAGCATTCCTGCCAACGCTGTTACCAAGACTATGTTTGGTATCAACAACGAGACAGGAGCCATCTACACAAGAGATGTAGGCCTGGACCGAGAG GTGGTGAAAAGTTTCCGATTAAAACTGCAGGTTGCTGATATGGGGGGCATGGGACTAACAAGTGAGGGTGTGGCTATCATACATGTATCTGATATCAACAACCACGCCCCACAGTTCAGCCCTGCCTCG TACAGTATGACAGCAGTGGAGAACAGGGAGGACTATGAGATTGGCCGGGTGAATGTTACAGACAGAGATGATCGTGGAACAGGAAACTGGGAGGCCAAGTACTTTATTTCCAACGACCCTGAAGGCATCTTTGCCATCAGTGCGGATCCTGCCACCAACGAGGGCGTTCTGACAGTGGTGAAG CCTCTGGATTATGAAGCACAGCATGAGTATGTCCTGATTCTGACGGTGGAAAATGTCAATCCTCTGAGCAACAAGGCTCCCAACCTCCCAATGAGCACCGCTACAGTGGTGGTGACTGTCATGAACGAGAATGAAGCTCCTCATTTCAGGGAGGACCCCATACAGATTGTGGTCCCTGAGTCTGTGGTTCCTGGGACTTTACTGAAAAGCAACATCGCTTTCGACCCTGATAATTCTGACCTAAG GTATGAGATTAGCAGAGATCCTGAGAGGTGGCTGGACATCAACAGAGTTACAGGAGACATTACTGCCAAGAGAACCTTCAACATGCGCTCTCCAAATGTTAGAAACAATATCTACAATGCTGTAGTCAAGGTTACAG ATGCAGATGATGTGTCGACCACGGCCATAGTGGCCATCACACTGAAGGAGACCAATGACTTCGCCCCTCAGCTCTTCCCTCTGAGTGGCACCGTCTGTAGGGATGCAGGCAGCAGGAGTTCTGGTCTGGCTGTGAGTGCTGTGGATAAAGACCTTCCTCCGCATGCCGCACCCTTCACCTTTGAGATGCCTGACGATCTGTCAATCAACTGGACTGTTATTCAAGTCAATG ATACTCATGCTGTGCTTCAGCCCCTCATAGAGCTGGAGGCAGGAGAGTATGCGgtcacagtgtttgtgtcagacTCTGGCAGCCCAGTTCAGAGCGCTTATGCTCAGGTCAACGTCaccgtgtgtctctgtgactCCTTTGGAGACTGTAAGTCTGAGGCGGGGGCTGTCCTAGGCTCCAGTGTGGGAATCAGCTTCATCgctctcatcatcatcatggccAGTATTGCACTCCTACTGC TGCTGCTCCTCCTGGCTGTGGCCGTGACCTCCTGTGGGAGACGCCACCATATCAAGAAAGGAACCGGCCTGCTTGTCGGGGAATCAGAAGATGACATCCGTGACAATGTTTTTAACTATGATGAGCAAGGCGGGGGTGAGGAGGATGAG AATGCCTTTAACATTGACCTGCTGTGGAATCCCCATGATGCACCTTCGACCCCCGGGTCCTACTATCCTGGGTCTGGTGTTCCCCGAGGCAAGCAGCCCCTCAGGAAGGATGCCCCACATAACTTGCCCTCACCTATCTACCCACGGAGGCCTCCAGCGGATCCCACTGACATCGAGGACTACATCAATGAT